In Strongyloides ratti genome assembly S_ratti_ED321, scaffold srae_chrx_scaffold0000002, a single window of DNA contains:
- a CDS encoding FMRFamide receptor, whose amino-acid sequence MAFVKEENLSLIIGSEMFCKEKVNSMSTSSNEIQNIIYLYTLPIIGTFGILAAIICVIVFTRPQMKCSLNVYLAAGCTSQGSVEVCRIFAKLTLIFYPISLMAQVASVYTCVAITVDRFLAVKYPLKMRMWCSSRKATIIVICIGIASIIFKIPSYLENTLGECGLYVQTSFAKNKYYYAFYHLYGQLFYLFIIPWAIMIVLNVTVVYEVHTAYKIRQSLGTRQNSVDEGERRCTIMAASVLLTFMVFNLPTILNSFIDVYYGVSKKVTFFDKARVPVANMFICFNSASNLIIYSIFGRKFRRVCVKLVFPCFKRTEYHFLTQVVQQSDCNEMSKKYSQTINKKNSISNERQNSVRLVCYREKKSLCLKDENKRMSENSILQLQITNTAPVSLN is encoded by the exons atggCTTTTGTGAAGgaagaaaatttatcattaataatagGTTCAGAAATGTTTTGTaaagaaaaagtaaataGTATGTCTACAAGTTCTAATgaaattcaaaatattatttatctttatacaCTTCCAATAATTGGAACATTTGGTATATTAGCTGCAATAATTTGTGTTATTGTTTTTACAAGACCACAAATGAAATGTTcattaaatgtttatttagcag CAGGCTGTACGTCACAA GGATCTGTAGAAGTATGTAGAATTTTTGCAAAATTAACACTTATTTTTTATCCAATAAGTCTTATGGCACAAGTTGCTTCCGTTTATACCTGTGTTGCGATTACTGTAGATCGTTTTTTGGCTGTTAAATATCCATTAAAAATGAGAATGTGGTGTTCATCAAGAAAAGCAACAATTATTGTTATCTGTATTGGTATTGcttcaataatatttaaaataccaTCATATCTTGAAAATACATTAGGTGAATGCGGATTATATGTACAAACATCATttgctaaaaataaatattattatgctttttatcatttatatggtcaacttttttatctttttattatacctTGGGCAATTATGATAGTTCTTAATGTTACTGTTGTTTATGAAGTTCATACAGCTTACAAAATTCGACAATCACTTGGAACAAGACAAAATTCTGTTGATGAAGGTGAAAGAAGGTGTACTATAATGGCAGCATCTGTTTTACTAACATTTATGGTATTTAATCTTCCAACTatattaaattcatttattGATGTTTATTATGGTGTTTCAAAAAAAGTaacattttttgataaagcTCGAGTTCCAGTTGCTAATatgtttatttgttttaacag tgcatctaatcttattatttattcaatttttgGAAGGAAATTTAGAAGAGTATGTGTTAAATTAGTATTTCCATGTTTCAAAAGAACTGAATACCATTTTTTGACACAAGTTGTACAACAGAGTGATTGTAATGAAAtgagtaaaaaatattcacaaacaataaataaaaaa aatagTATAAGTAATGAAAGACAAAATAGTGTACGTTTAGTATGTTATCGTGAAAAAAAATCACTGTGTTTAaaagatgaaaataaaagaatgtCAGAAAATTCAATACTCCAATTACAAATAACAAATACTGCACCAGtatcattaaattaa